CTTCTGCGCATGGGAGGCTTTTAGAGACAAACATGTTGCTCACAGCAAACAACACATCATTCACAACAGCTTCCGCTTCTAATCTCATGTCCTTCACGTCTGTTCCTTCAAAATCCTTGAATTCAGAATTGTCTTCAACCCCTGTGTTATTGGATAGGTCCATGGGATTGCAGTCCATCTCCATTCTGCACACacaacacaatttttaaaatcaaaatatattcAGAACTATGCTCAGCAAGACAAATGCTCATACACACTGGGAGTTTAagtttgttgtgttttaatcATCAATCAATTGTTATGAATAGCAACCCACTAATGTAGTATatcaatgcaaaaaaataaaaatacaaacccCCACCATTACCAAGTGAAGGCACTGAAACTTCTGCAtatcaggctttttaaaaaaatgcaaggtaaaagaTTCTACAATACAGCAATGACAATGGGATTCTGGAATTCCAAGATATATCTGGAAGATCAGTACACAGAGCCCTCAAAAACATGGGTTCTTTAAATACAGTGTTAATAATCCAAATCAATTATCAGGCCTAAGAAGTACAAATGGCTAACACTGCATTTCATGCAGCTGTCATTTTACTTATActctgtttttcttctttaaCCGAAGGGCTGCAAAGTAGTTTGTAACAAAATACCAAATTGCAATATAATTCTTCAAGTTAATATAATTAAAACCAGCAAACTCCATAGTCGAGAAGTCCTAGTGGGAAAAGAAAACTTTTCAGACATCATTTTAAATGCTTCATTTGGGGACCTATTGGATCTCATTGGGGAGGGAGTGCCATAGCAGAAACGCAAACACTGAAAACTTATCTGTTTCTGGTAAATGACACACTCAGCTGCTGATACTAGTGACACCACGAAAATTATGTGTGTAAATCCCACCCATGTAGATTTGTGTTAATAAGATGTGGATTAACCCAAGCAATCATTAAAATGGGCTAGGTAACAGAAAAGtgaaatttattttattcatttattcaatttgtatTCTGCTGTTCCTCCAGAAATAGTCCAGGACAGCAGACACAGCAATgataaaaaaactttaaaaaacctAAAAACGGTTTAAAAGCATTCTCAACCAGTGATCTAAGGGTTGCCAGAATagtgtctttcagccatcaaatgcctgggcaaactgaaatgtttttaattttttccctGAAAGTCAGAGTAATGGGGGAGAAAGAAGCATCTTGCTATGATGAAGAGGATCCAACACTGAAAAGGCCTATCACAACTGATACCCAGTGGCGGAGGCATCACTTGCAGATCACAGAATGCAAGATTATTGATAATGAGGATGGTGCTCTTTTAGATACTTGGATTCCAAGCCATTAGGAGCTTTAGATGCTAGTACTAACATCTTGAATTTGACCAGTGCAGAGCTTTCAGCTCTGGTGACACATGGTTCCATTGAGCTACCCCACTTACCAGCCTAGCAggtgcattctgcactagctaaaGCCCCCTGCAGCCTGCATTGCAGTAGTTAATACAAATGCATAATGCTTAGTACTTCTTAAAGGCCAATTTAGCTTTCTTTATATAAAAAATTCTGTGCTTTCAATATGCACCTTAAGAAGTTAGAATAATATTATCATCACCCTCTGCCTCTGGGATGTCTTTCACATAATAAATATAATGTATAGCAATGTCAGCAGGAAAAAAGTTTTGATCCAAACAGTATTGACAAGCTGCAATACCTTGGTCTAGAAACCGACTTTTTTAAAACTTAGAAGATGAATACACATCTCTGTTAGCCATTTTGCCTAAAATGAGAGAGCAAAAGTCCCAGAAGTTCTGCACTCTGTCATGCTCAGCGCCATCGATGCATGCTATAATTCTCCCCTTTCTGCCTTACACCATTTCACACATCTCTACAGTACCACTAAACTCCATACCCTttctccttgctttcccccctcctcttcagCTAGGGTCACTCTGCCTGGCATTGGTAGTTACAAACCACCATCACTCCAGAAAGCATAATGGAACATTACTTGAAGAAAGGAACAGCTTGGTATCTGTTTTGATTCTGAGAAAGCTGATTTGCCAACTCTCTActcagtgcctcttcctcctgttCAAAATTATCTTCTACCATCAGTCTGCATTTCCACCTATGCATGTCAGAAACATCTCCCCCGCACACAAAACAAAATCACTAGATGTTGTTAGCCATACCGTTTCTTAGGTTGGATAAGACAGACATCTGATTCGGGTGGCGCATAAATATATGATGATGAAGATTCCTTGTACAATCCATTCCACCTGCTCTCCAGCTTTACCCCGTAAGACATACAtctcctgcccgcccgcccccatTTCAAAACAGGATtatttttgttcattttgttCAAGTTTATGCCTGATGAGTTGCCCAAGTGACCGTAGACAGGAACAAGGCCAACTCTCATGGGTTCAGGCAAGCACCCACCCACgcacccaggggtgccaacttgaataaaatatcaggTGCGGGGACAGGGAAGCACCACACAACCGATCACGAGATGTGGCAATtcgaatggcaatgcctatcaactttggggTGGGAAGTgcggtcccctcaaatattttatttgtggtggggggagaaccgaagggacctcagcccttaggagttggctcctactcCCCCACCCACAGAACTGTCCAAAAAGAAATTCAAGACCCAGGATTCATCGCCCCTGTCAAAACACCCACGCGCTgcttgcttccctccctccctcccttccctacaCGTGAGGATGCCGCAATCCCACGACATGCAGAGAAGCACGTCCCCGTTAAACAAGAGCAGGCCCTAGTTCCGAGAGAGGAAGGGCTGCCAACTTCCCAGCCGGCCTCTTTTAGACAGAAGGAAGGGGACCGTGCTCACTTCCACGAGGAGAAGAACTTCGCCCGCTGctggttttaattattattaatttttgcgCCTTAGTAAGCTGTCGCCTGAGAGGCACAGGCACAGGCTGGTATGGGGGTCAGTTGGCAACCTTCACCCAGCCCCCCCCTCCCGCTTTCTCGGGAGTCTTTCAGAAGCTTTTCTTCCACACAACCCGAGGCGCGCGCACACAGCTCCACCTGCCAGTCTAACAAAcggaagagagagaaacaacgGACGCCGACGACGTACCTACCCCTACTCCATCCCGTCCCTACTCTCCGGCTCCTCGCCACCCGCGAGCCGCTCTATCCCGTCCTTAAGTTCTCGCGAGACGAGAAGCTGAACAGCCAGCCCTGTTCCTCCCTCTCTCAGCTGTTTTGCGCCCGGCCCCtctcgctctcttttccctcctcccactcGCGGCCTTTTCTCTCCCCAGTCACGTGCCGAGGCCCCGCCCACGATCGGCGGGACAGGCGCCGGGGCAAAAGCGCCGAGAGACTCGGTTGAAAGCGACGTCGACACTTCCGGCTCTCGACTGAGCGTGCGGGGCGAGGTGGAGGGACGCACGGCcgcagggggaggcggcgggcgaGTAGGGGAACCCTCGcgtttactgttgttgttttacagaGATCAAATAAACAAATGTTTCTCATTGCAACATACGCTGATGCTTCTGGATGCCggttgctggaaacttcaggcGGGAAGTGCTGTTCTGCTGCTTGCATGTTTCACACAGGCAGGACCCGGCCCACGCATTAGACAAATTGAGGATCCACAGGGCAGAGGATCCCGATGTAGAGCTAATGGCATGGCTCCCCCAACTTGAACTTGCCTGGACGCTGTGTTTATCTTCTGAAATCTTCCGCCATGTATCCTCCTCTTTGGAGATGACGAGAGGGCTTTTTTGATTTCCCCCCGTCCCAATGCTCTCCCCAACCAAGCTCACCCGGTGCCAACAGCAGCATCCtttcagcaccagatttagggtttTTGAGGAATTATATTAACACCGGTGCTTCTGCGTGTGTATGTGAAGGACGATGGATATTGTTGTATTGTTATACAggggcacctcgggttaagtacttaattcgttccggaggtccgtacttaacctgaaactgttcttaacctgaagcaccactttagctaatggggcctcctgctgctgccgcgccgcgggagcactatttctgttctcatcctgaagcaaagttcttaacctgaagcactatttctggcttagaggagtatgtaacctgaagcgtatgtaatccgagttaccactgtattttattactttttattgTGCATGTAAGCCCAATGGATAGGTTTTGTGTTAGGCGGCAAAtaaatattgatgatgatgatagcacgTTATTTAAGTTACTGCTATTTATGCAAATGATTTCATGATAAAAGTCTGAAAAATCTATTTCAAACCACAAAAAAGCCACACAGCGAGACAAGCAGAATGTAATGAAATGCGGAAACGTTTCTATACAGAAAGGTTGGGAGACCCACGCGCGGGCTCCCCAATTTCGCTCAGAGGAGGAAACCTAagtcatttcctcctccttcgcCCCGCCCTCCCTACGGTTTCCGTCCCCCCAGCGCCGGTACTGATGACGACGCTCTCCCGTGGGAGGGACGTCCAGCCGAGCGTAGTTACGGTCCCGTGGGCGGGGCCAAATGAGCACAACAACCAGCCAAGCTCCAATCTGCGCGCTGATAGCGAGGCGGAGTGCGAGTGGGCGGGGCGAGAAGCGGGCCCCGCGACGAGCTCAGTCGGAGGAGACGGTGAGGGCAGCGAATGAGAAGGGAAAGAGACCCTCGTGGCTGTTGTGCCGCCGTAAGCcccgcccctcccctccctcactcGGGAAGGCGGGGTTGCGCTGACAAGATGGCGGCTGCTAGTGCTGcgtgaggaggcggcggcggcgatggAGGCTCTTGTTATCGTCCGCGCGGGAATTCCCTCAGGACTTGCCGCTTTCCTGGACGGCGCTGAATAGGAATTGTGGGGAGAGGAGCCGGGCTCACCGCGGGCTGGGCCTCCCCTCATTCTTCCCAGCCCTCATAACCAGCCTTTTCTTTTCGGAGGAGGGCAGCCCCTTCCTCGTCTTCGCCCAGCCGGTGGCTCCTTTCCCTGCGGACCCCGCAGCTCCGTCCCCTCGCCTGCCAGTGCGTGGATCGCAGCCGCCATGCCTTGGCCCTTCTCGGAGTCCATCAAGAAGAGGGCCTGCAGGTACCTGCTGCAGAGGTACCTGGGCCACTTCCTCCAGGAGAAGCTCAGCTTGGAGCAGCTCACCCTGGACCTCTACCAAGGCACTGGCTCCTTGGCACAGGTGCCCCTAGACAAGTGGGTAAGTGGTGCTTCACGCGtctcttggaagggaccccgagggtcacctGGTCCGACCCcccgtggagttggaagggaccccgagggtcacctggtctgaccccctgcaatgcaggaatctcggctaaagcatccatgacaggtggccacccaacctctgcttaaaaacctccaaggaaggagagcccaccacctctcgtgggagtctgttgcactgcccaacagctcttcctgtcagaaagtttttccatatgtttagtcggaatctcctttctcctatcttgaatccgttggttcaagtcccaccctccagagcaggagaaaagaagcttgctccgtcttccatgcatcagctcttgagatatttgaagatgactatcatatctcctctcttaACCtgactaaacatgcccagctccctcagtTGTGTGCCTtgtaaggcttggcttccagacccttgatcatcctccTCTGTACAcatcccagcttgtcaatatcattcttaaattgtggtgcccaaaactggacacagtactcccaagtgtggtctgactaaagcAGCATAGAAtggatctggacactatacttctgatgATGCAACCTGGAATAGaattagctcccccccccatggcatAACACCTCCTGCCTACCCCTCATACATCTCCTCTGAGGAACTTGCTATCTGTCAAGTGTCAAGAGCTGTCTTTTCACTTTGACAGACATGCCCTAGCCAACTGTTTAAACTTCCTGTATCCTGATTCTGTCACGGTTACTGCTGCAATAATTGAGCAATTTTCAATGCATGAGGGTTTGGGGTGATCCAAAGCTGACAAGCAGTCATCTTTTTTTCTATGTGAAGACTGCATTTCACTTCCAAGCACTTGGACTTGTAACCTAAATGCTTCTCCCTACCAACTCCAATAACAATAATGAAATTCCCATTGAAGTGAATAGTCTGCGGCAGCATTCCCCATCCTGATGTCCTCTGGTTGTTGTTGCAtgtcaaatcccatcagccctgcccattggccatgcttgctggagcttaTGAGAGTTAAACAACACATGGAGGGCTttgatcagatttttttttttttgagggaaagGGAAAATCAGAAGATAGAAGGGGAAAGACTGCTCCTCTTGCCAGGAGACAGGTGTCTTATTCAGTCTGTAATCTTAAACATGCTCATAATCTTAAAGTTACTAATTCATTGACACTATAGAAATTTCGGGTCTGTATGTGTCAGCAGTTAACTTCTAGCTAAGTGGCTATTGGGGTATGGAGTGCTATTTGTACAAACTAGCTTGTCTACTGCACTGAAGTGTCAGGAAGCACATTATTTTGGTTATGTGGTTgctttcatcttggtattggtcaaCTCAGTTTTCGTAgtcgaaagaaaagaaaataaagagaataaaaaaattccttccagtagcaacttagagtgcatgcacacgaaagctcataccaataacaaacttagctggtctctaaggtgctactggaaggaatttttttttttgtataaataTATGCTTTGGGGGGGTGTAGTCTACTCTGTTTCTCTTCAGGTGATCTGGAGaccaatttaaaacatttttttcccctttaccaTTTGAAGATGCTTAATTTTATGATGTTCTATTTTTCTATgttcatacattttaaaaacactggcTAGCTGTGAATCCAGAAAACAATTTTTATATGGTATGTTCAGCATTTGTGTAAACAGTTTGAGTTTGGATGTAACTGACTTCGTAAGCATAAAGGTTGTTCTCATATGACCCTGTGGCACAGTTCAGTTTTTATAGCCAGTAGGTAGGCTTTGAATGTTTTGATTTAAATATCCTCTAGTGGACACCCCAGGACCTTTGCTCCCTTCAGCAAGCTATGCTAGAAAGAATAAGTAAATTAGTAACTGCCTTTTAAATATGCTGATTCTTCAGTTTTGAATTGACTATTTTGCATGCCTCCTGTTTTCTAAATAGTACAAATGTTTCTCTTTATAATGTATAAATGCATCTAATAaagttttaaaaaccagaagtcACCTCCAACTGTGAGGAAAACCCCCCACTGAAGTAGAGGCATGTGAATCAGGGCAGAATAGATTACTCACCTGTTACCTTCCATATCATCTGGGGCATCTCTGTCTGTTTCTCTACAGTTACTGTCTGTCATGTCTGCTGTGATAGTTTAGCTGGATAATTTCATTGTGATAATAGAGAGCTGCACCTGAATGCTACAGTCCTGGAATTGGTATGCTGTGGTGGGGGAATTTTCGATTATGTTTCTCtccaggtgtacccattgttttgttttgtcttctggAATGTATGGGGATTATGTGGCACACTTGGTTGTTGATATTTGAGGTTTATTCACTGTGATCACATTTGACCCAGATTACTCAAAGAGATCATTGGTAGGATCAGCCAACAATAGGTTGTCTCTTGAgcattttttccactgtagtgtaaAGCAGTGCTTAGGAAACCAACACACTGGAACCTCCCTATTCAGTATTTTAACAGATGTTACTTGGTTTCTTTCTTGAAAATCTACAGCCTGCACTAAATGGGAAAGGcctttttaagaaaaatataATTGAATTAAAATCTAGTATTTTCTGCATTGTGCTACACCAAAATTAAGGGCACTATATATAAATCAAGTCCTCTTCTTGGACTTGATGACTCCAAAATTTTTAGGTCTTGAGAGATTCCAGCATCCACAGGGGAGCAGTTCAAGCCTTAATGGCTGCCATGAGGCTATCCCAAAACATTTTGGACCCAACACATGTAGCTGTGTGTATGCCCAGTCTGATGCCATAGAGTCTGCCATAGATCTAGATTACTACTGGTAAAGTTGAGGCTGTTAGAAGCTCTTAATGCTTGGTGGGGGGCAATTCAGTTGGTCCTCTTGGGGAGGCTTATGGTTTTGGATGATTTCCTGGTGTCTCTGCAATAAGACAACTGCATGTGTAAATATCATTGCTTCCAGGTGTCCTTTTACACTGACTAGGGATAAATTGGCAGCATAGTATTTCAGGGAGTTTGGAGTGATGAAATAGTTGAGGTGGTAACTTGAATGCAGATGAAGGAAAAGATGGGAGAAAACTGCCAGAAGTAACCTGGGGAGTGCAGATTGCACACTTCTGAACAAGAAATAGGGAAAAGGTAGTGTTTCCTGGAGAGTATGCATACTGACTGGAGAATGTGCGTATTgccagagaatgtacaaaatgcagCCAAGGTATGTACATGCCCCCAAACCTGTTGTGGATTATGCATAATGGCTGGAGAATGTACAAAGTTCATCTGAAATATGCACTTCCCCTAAGGCTTGTTGGGGATTATGTATAGTGACCGGGAAATGTGTGCAGTTCATGGAAGGCTTATATGCACATTTCCCATGAGGCCTGGGGAATATGCACATTGGCCAGTTATTATGCACATTAATTACTCAAAAtacattccttctctctctctctctctctctctctctctctctctcacacacacacacacacacacacacacacacaaacacaaacacacaaatatatatatgacATATAAGCCATTTTCACCAAAACCACGGGTCCACAATTCACTTTAGTATTTAATACTGAAGGGAACTCACATTATTTTTGATATAAAATATCATGGGCATCAACAAAAATTGATCATATGCTACTTATGTAATATGCAAAGCAATTCTTgattcttttttctctttgtttcagaGTCTTAATGAGATTCTTGAATCAGCAGATGCTCCTCTGGAAGTCACTGAGGGATTTATTCAGTCAATTTCTCTTTCTGTGCCCTGGGGTTCATTACTTCAAGATAACTGTGCGCTTGAAGTGAAGGGCTTAGAGATGGTCTTCAAGCCAAGACCCCGACTAAGTAAGTTAAGAAGGATCATTgacaaaaacaagtcatgcctaTTTAATTTTCTGAATAGTGGACTATTGGGACATCCCACAGTGAGTactgatttctccaaagcagcaggGTGACCCCCAACTTCAGCACATTATAGAGAAGCAGATACTACTTTCTTCCTGGGGAGGCTGATACTTCTGTTGTGAGTGTCGCCCACAGCTCAGAGGTACCATTCACAGAATTTCTCATTCTTGTATACAGAAGCTGGGCTTCTAATTTATCCCTGTATGTGTGTGCTTTGGTTATGGTTGAACATTTGCTGAAGGCCATTTATGACAAAGCACCTGAGGCTTATCTCTTCTTTTCTAGCTTCTGGTTCAGAGCCCATGTATTGGTCAAGCTTCATGACTAGTAGTATGCAGCTTGCAAAAGAATGTCTTAGCCAGAAACTGACAGATGAACAAGGAGAAGGTTCCCAGCCTTTTGAAGGGCTTGAaaaatttgctgaaacaattgaaACAGGTACGATGGACTCTTTGAGCTTACAAAGCACTATATCAAGATGCGCTACGTAAAGCTGAGAGATCTTTTGCCAACTGAGTTGACCTTGATAATGTATTTCATGTGTAAAACCTAGCAGTTTGCTCAGGTTAGAAGAAGTTCCCTGTTTGATGGTAACAGTAGTCAGCTTTCAATTTTGGGCCATGATGTACCAATATGCAAATCTCGCTGTGTCCACAGTGGAAGTTGCTTGGGGGAAGTGAACCCTCTTCCCCCAAGTCTGCATGCATGGACCAAAATGCATCAGTCATTATCTAAAAAGGAAAACCAGCTTGTGTGTTCCCTGCAATGTTTCAGAGTTCTTTCTCTTCCCAGCACCATAGTCCCAAGTTACTCCTGTCctggggaggaaaagaagagcTGGGTAGTTTCAGGGCTGTACATACCAGCTGCTCCTTCTACATAATTTTTTGCATACGTGAGGAGGGTAAGAGGGCTCATAGTATTTTATGTTAATTTCTCTTTATTGGTATAGCCAACAGATATCTGCATAGCTGAAATCATATTTTATATTCATGTTTCTAAGTGACACGTCCCCCTCCATTTTGCTTTCTTCACTATAGTTTTAAGGAGAGTGAAAGTCACCTTTTTAGACACTGTTCTGCGAATTGAACATGTGCCAGATAACTCAAAAAGTGGGACAGCACTTGAAATCCGCATTGAAAAGTAAGTAGTATTGTTCTTCTAAGTAGAGTTTAGAATGTTATCTTGTCCTTGTGTGTGAGAAttcgttttatttttttatttatttgatatctGTCTGGCCTTTTCTCCCCAAGGAGTCTAAGCTGGGGAacagtaaagcattttaaaacggCCAAATCTCCTGATTCATGGTTGCTAGGAGCAGTATATTTCAGCCACCAAATATGtgggtgaacaggaatgtttgtaacctcaccagggagggcattccataaatgAGGAGCTGCTACTGGGGAATGCATGTGAAGAAATGGGCTTTTGGGTGCACATCAGATCAGGTTCTGAATGGACAATACCTACAGCATGAGTGAAATAGGTTTCCAGCACTCAATTCTCCATGGGGGGTGCTGACTGCTTGGGTCACGGTGCTACAATAGATTTTAAGACTGCAATTCCAATTAGAGAGCAAGGCTCAGTGAACCTGTTTTTAAGTAAACAGGCTTGGGATCATGCTGAACATACTCTCACTGTgggttttaaaattaaaaatttactTTTGAATAATTGAAGTAAACAGCAACCAAATTATTGAAAAGTAATCTTCTAGATTTACTAGTGCCTCTTTTAAGAAAACCAAGAATGGAACGCTGTCCAACATGACTGTAGAagtatttcattattttatttccaCCCTTCTAGAACGATGTACTACGATGAAACCGCCGATGAATGCTCTGGAATTAATGTGCATCAGCCCACAGCTTTTGCTCACAAATTGTTACACCTCACAGGTGTTTCTTTCTTCTGGGATGAATTTCTGGCATCAGCAAAATCCTCTCCAGTGTGTTCAGCTACAcaattggtaaaaaaaaaaaagatctacaTATATGCATATGTATAGTTAATGAAACGTAGAATATATTTTaagggacactggtggcgctgtggtttaaaccactgtgctgcttggacttgccgatcggaaggtcggcgatttGAGGCCCCGCGACGGGGtcagcttccgttgctctgtcctagctcctgccaacctagcagttcgaaagcacacagtgcaagtagatatataggtactgctccgacgggaaggtaaacggcgtttctgtgctctgct
The Podarcis muralis chromosome 1, rPodMur119.hap1.1, whole genome shotgun sequence DNA segment above includes these coding regions:
- the GSKIP gene encoding GSK3B-interacting protein isoform X1, producing MRVGLVPVYGHLGNSSGINLNKMNKNNPVLKWGRAGRRCMSYGVKLESRWNGLYKESSSSYIYAPPESDVCLIQPKKRMEMDCNPMDLSNNTGVEDNSEFKDFEGTDVKDMRLEAEAVVNDVLFAVSNMFVSKSLPCAEDVAYINVETRERNRYCLELTEAGLRVVGYAFDQVDDSVQNPYHETVYSLLDSVSPAYREAFGNALLQRLEALKSDGQS